In one Kitasatospora cineracea genomic region, the following are encoded:
- a CDS encoding type II toxin-antitoxin system VapB family antitoxin has translation MTRTVIDLDDDLLAEAQQFFGTSTKVATVNAALLEAVRLARRTALADAVAGGEFDLLGGTDGQTVA, from the coding sequence ATGACGCGCACGGTCATCGACCTCGACGACGACCTCCTCGCCGAGGCACAGCAGTTCTTCGGCACCTCCACCAAGGTGGCCACGGTGAACGCCGCTCTGCTCGAAGCCGTCAGACTCGCCCGCCGGACAGCGCTCGCGGACGCCGTGGCCGGCGGGGAGTTCGACCTCCTCGGCGGGACCGACGGCCAGACGGTGGCGTGA
- a CDS encoding diaminopimelate decarboxylase — translation MPENRPPSEHLPSPLIGAERRELLLREAVRQGLLDPEETPLAAFLDLDAVTGTVAALHAAFPAALDVRHAFAAKANPLGPVLRRLRALGMGCEVASPGEFAQALAAGFPPELIVLDSPAKTRRELALALDLGVTVNIDNWQELARIDALLAGRRSAARIGVRINPQVGGGSIAAMSTATATSKFGIPLADAGNATRLIEAFRARPWLTELHCHVGSQGVDLDLMATGVAATAAFAERINRELGRRQVTGLDIGGGLPVNFADDRIAPGWDAYVDRLRTHAPVLFDGRYRLTTEFGRSVLAKSGFIASYIEYTKEAGGRPIAIGHAGAQVATRTVFMPDSWPLRISAHHPSGRTKHGTPVPQDVAGPCCFAGDLIARARPLPRLDPGDLICLLDCGAYYPSNHFSYNSLPEPPVHGATTTPTGTVHFTPLRPAQPLEALLTPTPA, via the coding sequence ATGCCCGAGAACCGCCCCCCGTCCGAGCACCTCCCCTCCCCACTGATCGGCGCCGAGCGGCGCGAACTCCTGCTGCGCGAGGCGGTCCGCCAGGGCCTGCTCGACCCGGAGGAGACCCCGCTCGCCGCCTTCCTCGACCTGGACGCCGTCACCGGGACGGTCGCCGCCCTGCACGCCGCGTTCCCCGCCGCGCTGGACGTCCGACACGCCTTCGCCGCCAAGGCCAACCCGCTCGGACCGGTGCTGCGCCGGCTGCGCGCCCTGGGCATGGGCTGCGAGGTGGCCAGCCCGGGCGAGTTCGCGCAGGCCCTGGCCGCGGGCTTCCCGCCGGAGCTGATCGTGCTGGACTCCCCCGCCAAGACCCGCCGCGAACTGGCCCTCGCCCTGGACCTCGGCGTCACGGTCAACATCGACAACTGGCAGGAACTGGCCCGGATCGACGCCCTGCTGGCCGGCCGCCGCTCCGCCGCCCGGATCGGCGTCCGGATCAACCCGCAGGTCGGCGGCGGCAGCATCGCCGCGATGAGCACCGCCACCGCCACCTCCAAGTTCGGCATCCCGCTCGCCGACGCGGGCAACGCCACCCGCCTGATCGAGGCGTTCCGGGCCCGCCCCTGGCTCACCGAACTGCACTGCCACGTCGGCTCCCAGGGCGTCGACCTCGACCTGATGGCCACCGGCGTCGCCGCCACCGCCGCCTTCGCCGAACGGATCAACCGGGAACTGGGCCGCCGCCAGGTCACCGGCCTCGACATCGGCGGCGGCCTGCCCGTCAACTTCGCCGACGACCGGATCGCCCCCGGCTGGGACGCCTACGTGGACCGGCTGCGCACCCACGCCCCCGTCCTGTTCGACGGCCGCTACCGGCTGACCACCGAGTTCGGCCGCTCGGTGCTCGCCAAGTCCGGCTTCATCGCCTCCTACATCGAGTACACCAAGGAGGCCGGCGGCCGCCCCATCGCCATCGGCCACGCCGGCGCCCAGGTCGCCACCCGCACCGTCTTCATGCCCGACAGCTGGCCCCTGCGGATCAGCGCCCACCACCCCTCCGGCCGCACCAAGCACGGCACCCCCGTCCCCCAGGACGTGGCCGGCCCCTGCTGCTTCGCCGGCGACCTGATCGCCCGCGCCCGCCCCCTCCCCCGCCTCGACCCCGGCGACCTGATCTGCCTCCTCGACTGCGGCGCCTACTACCCCTCCAACCACTTCTCCTACAACTCCCTCCCCGAACCCCCCGTCCACGGCGCCACCACCACCCCCACCGGCACCGTCCACTTCACCCCCCTCCGCCCCGCCCAACCCCTCGAAGCCCTCCTCACCCCCACCCCCGCCTGA